In a single window of the Hoyosella subflava DQS3-9A1 genome:
- a CDS encoding DUF3556 domain-containing protein has translation MGFTKPHVPPVVPEEFLKKPLMERMRILATDWVDYGFGAPKMVHTIYIFKIVVLYALGGVIFATTTSGLPAFWNVTEWWNQPIVYQKLILWTVLLECLNVAGSWGPLAGKFKPMTGGWRFYAKRGTIRLRPWKWVPLTSGDRRTSVDVGLYLALLASLVVALAMPGVSSESLSQALPNNTSGLVSPALVGLSVVLLIVLGLRDKVVFLAARGEQYLPAMIFFTALSFTDMIIALKVLILVVWVGAGFSKFGKHFANVVPPMVSNSPSTPFKSLKRAHYRNYPNDLRPSKLAHFMAHVNGTAVEIAAPLVLFFSTNKWVSLAAALLMIAFHLFIISTFPLAVPLEWNVLFAYATAFLFLGFPNRDGYYITDMSSPWLLVLVVGGLLFFPVLGNLRPDKVSFLPSMRQYAGNWATALWAFKPGCEDKLNRVTRSAGNQIDQLIETGTEREWAEVTMQKTIAWRSLHSQARGLFSLLLTRLPDIETRTVREAEFLCNSVLGFNFGDGHMHDVDMIQAVQDEAQFEPGELIVVWVESEAFGSGVQHYKVIDAAIGVIEKGTWNVADAVVEQPWLPNGPIPLNPTWILEGASK, from the coding sequence ATGGGATTCACAAAACCGCACGTCCCTCCGGTCGTGCCCGAAGAATTCTTGAAGAAACCGCTGATGGAGCGCATGCGCATCCTGGCAACCGACTGGGTTGACTATGGCTTCGGTGCCCCGAAGATGGTCCACACCATCTACATTTTCAAGATCGTCGTGTTGTATGCGCTTGGTGGCGTCATCTTCGCAACTACTACCTCGGGGCTGCCAGCGTTCTGGAACGTCACCGAATGGTGGAACCAGCCGATCGTCTACCAGAAGCTCATCCTCTGGACTGTGCTACTGGAATGCTTGAACGTAGCGGGCTCATGGGGGCCGCTTGCTGGCAAATTCAAACCCATGACAGGCGGCTGGCGGTTCTACGCCAAACGGGGCACAATCCGGCTCCGGCCATGGAAATGGGTGCCGCTGACCAGCGGTGATCGCCGCACCAGCGTTGATGTTGGACTCTACCTCGCTTTGCTTGCCAGTCTCGTTGTTGCCCTGGCGATGCCAGGAGTCTCCAGCGAATCGCTGAGCCAGGCGCTGCCGAACAACACGAGCGGACTGGTCAGCCCTGCACTAGTGGGACTCTCCGTTGTCCTACTGATCGTCCTGGGTTTACGGGACAAAGTCGTGTTTCTTGCGGCACGCGGGGAACAGTATCTGCCAGCGATGATCTTCTTCACCGCACTGTCGTTCACCGACATGATCATCGCGCTGAAGGTTCTGATCCTCGTCGTGTGGGTCGGTGCCGGATTCTCTAAGTTCGGCAAGCACTTCGCCAACGTTGTCCCACCAATGGTCAGCAACAGTCCGTCGACGCCATTCAAGTCGCTCAAACGCGCGCACTACCGCAACTACCCGAACGACTTGCGCCCGTCGAAACTGGCGCACTTCATGGCCCACGTCAACGGAACTGCTGTCGAAATCGCTGCACCGCTGGTGCTGTTCTTCTCCACAAACAAGTGGGTCAGCCTCGCTGCCGCGCTGCTCATGATCGCCTTCCACCTGTTCATCATTTCGACATTCCCACTCGCTGTGCCGCTGGAATGGAATGTGCTATTCGCGTACGCCACCGCGTTCCTGTTCCTCGGCTTCCCGAACCGGGACGGCTACTACATCACCGATATGTCGTCACCGTGGCTGCTGGTCCTAGTTGTGGGCGGTCTGCTCTTCTTCCCGGTACTCGGCAACCTCCGCCCAGATAAAGTGTCGTTCCTTCCCTCGATGCGGCAGTACGCCGGTAACTGGGCAACCGCCCTGTGGGCCTTCAAGCCGGGGTGCGAAGACAAACTCAACCGCGTCACCCGTTCGGCCGGAAACCAGATTGACCAGCTGATCGAAACCGGGACGGAACGCGAATGGGCAGAAGTCACAATGCAGAAAACCATCGCCTGGCGTTCGCTGCACAGCCAAGCTCGCGGACTCTTTTCACTGCTTTTGACCCGCCTGCCTGATATCGAAACGCGCACTGTTCGTGAAGCTGAATTCCTCTGCAACTCGGTGCTTGGCTTCAACTTTGGTGACGGCCACATGCACGACGTCGACATGATCCAGGCCGTTCAGGACGAAGCACAGTTCGAGCCCGGTGAACTGATCGTCGTGTGGGTGGAGTCCGAAGCATTCGGCAGTGGCGTGCAACACTACAAAGTGATAGATGCCGCAATCGGAGTGATCGAGAAGGGAACGTGGAACGTGGCGGACGCGGTCGTCGAGCAGCCGTGGTTACCCAACGGCCCTATTCCGCTCAACCCAACTTGGATCCTCGAAGGAGCCTCCAAGTGA